Genomic segment of Paenalkalicoccus suaedae:
AGTCGGTTGGGCGGTCGCCGAAATCGCCGCCGTAGGCTAAAAACCGCTCCCCGTAACGATCCTTCTTGTAAAGCGCCTGGTCAATATAGTCCCAAATAAAGCCACCCTGATACATGTCGTAGCGATCCTCAAGGTCGGTGTACTTCTCCATACCGCCGAGGGAATTCCCCATCGCGTGCATGTACTCGCAGCTAATGTATGGCTTTGTTGGCGAGTCCTCTAAATACGCAACGATATCCGCAGGCTTCGCGTACATACGGCTCTCCATGTCACTCGTGTGACCAAGCTCAGGCACATAAAACACGCCTTCGTAGTGAACGAGACGATCTGGATCAACGGATTTAAAGTACTCACTCGCAGCCAAAATAACCTCACCCGCATAGGACTCGTTGCCACACGACCAAATCAGAATGGATGGATGATTTTTGTGACTTTCATACATGGACGCAGCACGATCCAGCACCGCTTCCTTCCACTCTGGCTTATCACCAGGTACGTTCCACGATGGCTCTACTTGACCAAGCTTTTGCCACGAACCGTGCGACTCTAGGTTCATCTCATCGATCACGTACAATCCATACTCATCACACAGCTTGTACCACGCGTGCTGGTTTGGATAATGGGAGGCGCGCACCGCATTAATGTTGTGCTGCTTCATCGTTTGGATATCCCAAAGCATATCCTCCATCGTCACCGAACGCCCGCGCTCTGGATTAAACTCGTGACGGTTTACCCCTTTAAACACGATGCGCTTCCCATTAAGATGCATCACCTTATCGATCATTTCAAAGCGTTTAAATCCAGCCTTCATCGGAATAACCTCGACCGTCTTCCCATTAACCATGACCTCTGCCATCACTCGGTACAATGCCGGCTTCTCCGCGCTCCATTTCTCTGGAGCCTCCACCGGAATTTTCACGTGAAACGCAGAGTCATGCTTCTCGCCATCAGCCTCAGCAATCGTATCACCAGCAGGATCTAAAACCGTCACCCGCAGTGCCGAGCCTTCAGCTAATACCTTCCAACTTGAGAAAATACCCGTAAGCTCTCCGTCCTGATAGTCCTCATCCAACGTAGCCGTTAGATGGACATCCGTCATATGTACAGCTGGCGTATGTGTAAGATACACATCTCTAAAAATACCGGAGAAGCGCCAAAAATCCTGATCCTCGAGCCAGCTTGCTGAGCTTCGCTGATACACTTCTACTGCTAGTTTGTTCACGCCATCAACTAGTAACTCCGTCACATCAAAATGAGCAGGTGTAAAGCTGTCCTCGCTGTATCCAACGAATTCACCGTTCAGCCACACATAAAAAGCAGTCTCCACGCCATCAAAGGTGAGGATCGTTTCCCCTTTATTTTCTCCCGAAGAATGGGTAAAGGTTTTGACGTAGCTCCCCACTGGGTTATGCGTCTCGGATACCTCGGGCGGACGCAGATACTCAACGCCATCCCACGGATACATCGTATTCACGTACTGAGGGCGGCCGTAGCCTTGGAGCTGGATATGACCGGGCACCGTAATCTGATCCCAGCCAGCAGTCGGATAGTCTACCTCAAAAAAGGTTGCCGGGCGGCTCGTTGGATTTGTCGTGTAGTGGAAACGCCAGCTACCGTTGAGCGATTGGCGCAGACGCATCTCTCCCTCGGAGATCGCCTCCTCGTATGTCTCATAAAAGCTATGGTCCGAATGCGCAGGCAGGCGGTTTACCGCAAATACTTCTGGGTCCGCAAGCCATGTAAGAGTTGGTTTAGTCGTCACAATGATCGTCCCTTCCTGTTTCA
This window contains:
- a CDS encoding glycoside hydrolase family 2 TIM barrel-domain containing protein; protein product: MKQEGTIIVTTKPTLTWLADPEVFAVNRLPAHSDHSFYETYEEAISEGEMRLRQSLNGSWRFHYTTNPTSRPATFFEVDYPTAGWDQITVPGHIQLQGYGRPQYVNTMYPWDGVEYLRPPEVSETHNPVGSYVKTFTHSSGENKGETILTFDGVETAFYVWLNGEFVGYSEDSFTPAHFDVTELLVDGVNKLAVEVYQRSSASWLEDQDFWRFSGIFRDVYLTHTPAVHMTDVHLTATLDEDYQDGELTGIFSSWKVLAEGSALRVTVLDPAGDTIAEADGEKHDSAFHVKIPVEAPEKWSAEKPALYRVMAEVMVNGKTVEVIPMKAGFKRFEMIDKVMHLNGKRIVFKGVNRHEFNPERGRSVTMEDMLWDIQTMKQHNINAVRASHYPNQHAWYKLCDEYGLYVIDEMNLESHGSWQKLGQVEPSWNVPGDKPEWKEAVLDRAASMYESHKNHPSILIWSCGNESYAGEVILAASEYFKSVDPDRLVHYEGVFYVPELGHTSDMESRMYAKPADIVAYLEDSPTKPYISCEYMHAMGNSLGGMEKYTDLEDRYDMYQGGFIWDYIDQALYKKDRYGERFLAYGGDFGDRPTDYHFCGNGIVFADRTLTPKIQEVKYLYQSLKLHVTEKTVTLRNDYLFTSTDDFTFKVRVECDGYAVYEEELLVPTVGPLEGSSVELGVPSEVMAEAGVYSVTVTAHKREATLWSEELFEVAYGEHVFAVEAEKVVRAPFDRVRIAEGDVNIGVHGDDFHVIFSKAMGSIVSINYGGREVIELPPFPTFWRATVDNDLGRGQHRTSSAWYAATFSREVVGFEAEKRDSSYAVTFTYGFTSLRDVKVRVTYEVFGDGAIDVTAHYSGAEGLPVMPQFGLTFKTSADFSELDWFANGPAENYVDRQGGARLGRFSNTVVGNVAPYLMPQETGNRTGVRELSVTDKRGEGFVVSSVKGGESEAVSCNVIPYTALELENAYHAFELPPVHYSVVTVSAMQMGVGGDDSWGSPVYDEYLLKPEVEQEFRFKLDRKK